The Cololabis saira isolate AMF1-May2022 chromosome 20, fColSai1.1, whole genome shotgun sequence genome includes a window with the following:
- the si:ch73-335l21.4 gene encoding E3 ubiquitin-protein ligase-like: protein MSSVLQSQPGHTSVSMYSEHECGVCYRSFNAARRCPRELRCGHGFCESCLRALSRPWPAEGSARPGPDSRIDCPLCRHPTLLPGGEDLRATLRVDESALERLLAAGLLDQEEEEDEDAPAPDCDRDAPHSPAEESDPSAGPRGGRLRRSWRKVCRKIRSKMSPERGDECMTSDDLRSLAMMAWCAF from the exons ATGAGCTCCGTGCTGCAGTCTCAACCCGGACACACCTCAGTCAGCATGTACTCGGAGCATGAGTGCGGAGTCTGCTACCGGAGCTTCAACGCGGCGCGCCGCTGCCCGCGGGAGCTCCGCTGCGGACACGGGTTCTGCGAGAGCTGCTTGCGGGCTCTGAGCCGCCCCTGGCCGGCGGAGGGCTCCGCGCGGCCGGGGCCGGACAGCCGCATCGACTGCCCTCTCTGCCGCCACCCCACCCTCCTCCCCGGCGGGGAGGACCTGCGAGCCACGCTCAGGGTGGACGAGAGCGCGCTGGAGCGGCTGCTGGCCGCGGGGCTCCTggaccaggaggaggaggaggacgaggacgcTCCGGCTCCGGACTGCGACCGGGACGCTCCGCACAGTCCGGCCGAAGAGAGCGACCCTTCCGCGGGTCCCCGCGGCGGGAGGCTCCGGCGGTCCTGGAGGAAAGTTTGTCGGAAGATTAGAAGCAAAATGTCTCCAGAAAGAGGAGATG AATGCATGACCAGCGATGACTTGAGGAGCCTGGCCATGATGGCGTGGTGCGCGTTCTGA